A single region of the bacterium genome encodes:
- a CDS encoding MurR/RpiR family transcriptional regulator — MKGILHPSSYTGIVQKALHTRSLPEAIDAAYARLSPSQRKLAEYLLASYDDAAFLTSTELARRLKTSDSTVVRFARALGYRGYPALRAALADLIRAGRTTHSGRMASALQRLRTEASPLARLLDQDLAALGELRRTLSPNLITEIARRLRAARTVYVLGLGISRSLAHFVAFRLRRTGMHVETITHGGTEAWEVLFRISRRDVMLAVGFFRGYQDIVRALRYARGRGVHTIVFTDTPDSPLAAHATRLVVARRGDLAVVNSLVVPMAMLNLLTVAVALQMPDDAVGKLQAWDRLRAVFEDSPPQVHEGSHGNE, encoded by the coding sequence ATGAAGGGAATTCTGCATCCTTCGTCGTATACAGGCATTGTGCAGAAGGCGCTGCATACACGCTCTCTACCCGAGGCGATTGACGCGGCGTACGCGCGCCTCTCGCCCTCCCAGCGAAAGCTGGCCGAGTACCTGCTCGCCAGCTACGATGACGCGGCCTTCCTGACCTCCACCGAACTGGCGCGGCGCCTCAAGACCAGCGACTCCACGGTCGTGCGTTTCGCCCGGGCCCTGGGCTATCGGGGCTATCCGGCCCTGCGCGCGGCGCTGGCCGACCTGATCCGTGCGGGCAGAACCACCCACAGCGGCCGCATGGCTTCAGCTCTGCAGCGCCTGCGTACGGAAGCGTCCCCTCTGGCCCGGCTGTTGGATCAGGACTTGGCCGCGCTGGGCGAGTTGCGCCGCACGCTGTCGCCCAACCTCATCACCGAGATCGCCCGCCGCCTGCGCGCTGCCCGCACAGTGTACGTACTCGGCCTGGGGATATCGCGATCGCTGGCGCACTTCGTCGCCTTCAGACTGCGCCGCACGGGAATGCACGTCGAGACGATCACACACGGCGGGACCGAGGCCTGGGAGGTGCTGTTCCGCATCTCACGCAGGGATGTGATGCTGGCAGTGGGTTTCTTCCGGGGCTACCAGGACATCGTACGCGCCCTGCGCTACGCGCGGGGCAGGGGAGTGCACACCATCGTCTTCACCGATACGCCCGATTCGCCGCTGGCTGCCCATGCGACGCGCCTCGTCGTGGCCCGTCGCGGGGATCTGGCCGTCGTCAATTCGCTGGTCGTGCCCATGGCCATGCTGAACCTATTGACCGTGGCGGTGGCCCTCCAGATGCCCGACGACGCCGTGGGCAAGCTCCAGGCCTGGGATCGCTTGCGGGCGGTTTTTGAGGACTCCCCGCCGCAGGTTCACGAGGGAAGTCACGGAAACGAGTGA
- a CDS encoding iron ABC transporter permease, with protein MPSDAPHPPPAQARAPSRALDPRVPLLVLVAAAMVLLVVWPVAQVVYRSLLVDGGLGLDHYRRAIVHPGNLRALTNTVWVGVASAAGAMIAGAVLAFLVMRTDIPGKGWLRTLLIMPYAVPPFFGAIAWAQLLGPQGYLMRPLIALLGLEQAPFSIYSAWGIVFVMAIHAFPLVFLTVSGALERMDASLEEAARTSGAGSLRVMRDVTMPLVLPALLAGGLLAFIHSIANFGIPALLGIRVRFYVLTTSIYASLNIPDFPLATAKSMLLVAVGAAALAVQWRLQRGQQRYTVIAGKSIHPQVIRLGPLRRVAFALAVLFAAVIAVLPLFSLLLTSLLKYYGAPLAVASLTLKHYAYVANQGVIRRALANSALLGVSAATITMVLGTFVAYARIRAKLRGAAALDTLGMLPYAVPHTVIAIAMILAWARPPVALYGTIWIILLAYIVAYMPLSLRTTSATLQQVHESLEEAARVSGAGPLRAMRDIIIPLVRPGMVAGWILVFMPAFRELTMSILLFGLRTETIGVIIFNMQSSGYTQIAAALSVLVCVLILGSNLIVRKATRGQVGF; from the coding sequence GTGCCATCAGACGCTCCCCACCCCCCACCGGCGCAGGCCCGAGCGCCCAGCCGCGCGCTGGACCCGCGCGTGCCCCTGCTGGTCCTGGTTGCGGCGGCGATGGTGTTGCTCGTTGTCTGGCCCGTGGCACAGGTGGTCTACCGCAGCCTGCTCGTGGACGGCGGGTTGGGATTGGACCACTACCGGCGGGCCATCGTGCACCCGGGCAATCTCCGGGCCCTGACCAACACGGTGTGGGTGGGGGTTGCCTCCGCGGCCGGAGCCATGATCGCAGGCGCGGTGCTGGCATTCCTGGTCATGCGCACCGACATACCCGGCAAGGGCTGGCTGCGCACATTGCTGATCATGCCCTACGCGGTCCCGCCGTTCTTTGGCGCCATCGCCTGGGCCCAACTGCTGGGGCCGCAGGGCTACCTCATGCGCCCTCTCATTGCCCTGCTGGGTCTGGAACAGGCTCCCTTCTCAATCTACAGCGCCTGGGGGATCGTCTTCGTGATGGCAATCCATGCCTTCCCGCTGGTCTTCCTCACCGTATCCGGCGCGCTTGAGCGTATGGACGCCAGCCTGGAGGAGGCCGCCCGCACCAGCGGTGCAGGCAGCCTGCGCGTGATGCGCGACGTTACCATGCCGCTGGTGCTTCCGGCGCTGTTGGCCGGGGGTCTCCTGGCCTTCATCCACTCGATCGCCAACTTCGGCATCCCTGCGCTGCTGGGAATCCGCGTGCGGTTCTACGTCCTCACGACCAGCATATACGCCTCGCTGAACATCCCGGACTTCCCGCTGGCCACGGCCAAGTCAATGCTGCTCGTGGCGGTCGGCGCCGCCGCGCTGGCAGTCCAGTGGCGGCTTCAGCGCGGTCAGCAGCGCTACACGGTCATCGCGGGTAAGTCCATCCATCCGCAGGTCATCCGTCTCGGACCGCTGCGCCGCGTGGCGTTCGCCCTGGCGGTCCTGTTTGCCGCGGTGATCGCGGTCCTCCCTCTCTTCTCCTTGCTGCTGACCTCTCTGTTGAAGTACTACGGCGCGCCCCTGGCAGTGGCGAGTCTCACGCTGAAGCACTACGCGTACGTTGCGAACCAGGGAGTCATCCGCCGTGCGCTCGCAAACAGCGCGTTGCTGGGCGTGTCCGCGGCCACCATCACCATGGTGCTGGGGACGTTCGTGGCCTACGCCCGCATACGCGCCAAACTGCGTGGGGCCGCCGCGCTCGACACGCTCGGCATGCTTCCCTACGCCGTCCCCCACACCGTCATCGCCATAGCGATGATCCTGGCGTGGGCCCGGCCGCCTGTGGCGCTCTACGGCACCATCTGGATAATCTTGCTGGCGTACATCGTGGCATACATGCCGCTCTCGCTGCGCACGACCTCGGCTACGCTGCAGCAGGTACACGAGTCGCTGGAGGAAGCGGCCCGCGTCTCAGGCGCAGGGCCTCTTCGGGCCATGCGCGACATCATAATCCCGCTGGTGCGGCCCGGCATGGTGGCGGGCTGGATCCTGGTTTTCATGCCCGCGTTCCGCGAGCTGACCATGTCAATCCTGCTGTTCGGGCTTCGGACCGAAACGATAGGCGTGATCATCTTCAACATGCAGTCGTCGGGCTACACGCAGATCGCCGCGGCACTCTCGGTGCTCGTGTGTGTGCTGATCCTGGGAAGCAACCTGATCGTGCGCAAGGCCACGCGGGGCCAGGTAGGATTCTAG
- a CDS encoding pyridoxal phosphate-dependent aminotransferase yields the protein MNLDLASRMSTLGTETAFEMLARARKLEAQGRHIIHLEIGEPDFDTPAHITEAAVRAIHDGYTHYTPAAGIWEARQAVADHVARGRGIAVDASQVVIVPGSKNVLLFAMLALVNPGDEVIYPDPGYPIYQSAAQFVGATLRPIRLREESDFRFDLDEFRALLSPRTRLVVLNSPHNPCGSLLTRADLEAVAEAVLPTRAFVLTDEIYGRIVYEGQHASIASLPGMQDRTIIMDGLSKAYAMTGWRIGYGVMRADLIERMAQLMINSSSCAAAFAQMATIAALSGPQDSVENMVAEFRRRRDIIVGELNGMDGVGCRVPGGAFYAFPNVSAIDTDVKRLATFLLEEGGVACLAGTSFGGWGKGYLRFSYANSQEKIREGMRRMREALPRYRPAAQA from the coding sequence GTGAACCTGGACCTGGCATCCCGTATGAGCACGCTGGGAACCGAGACGGCGTTTGAAATGCTGGCCAGGGCCCGGAAGCTCGAGGCCCAGGGTCGCCACATCATCCACCTGGAGATAGGCGAGCCCGACTTCGACACCCCGGCCCACATCACCGAGGCAGCCGTCCGGGCTATCCACGACGGATACACGCATTACACGCCGGCCGCCGGCATATGGGAAGCCCGGCAGGCGGTGGCCGACCACGTGGCCCGCGGGCGCGGTATCGCCGTGGACGCCTCCCAGGTCGTCATCGTGCCGGGTTCCAAGAACGTGCTGCTCTTCGCCATGCTCGCCCTGGTGAACCCGGGCGACGAGGTGATCTACCCGGATCCCGGGTATCCTATCTACCAGTCCGCCGCCCAGTTCGTAGGTGCGACGCTCCGGCCCATTCGCCTTCGAGAGGAGTCCGACTTTCGGTTCGACCTCGACGAGTTCCGCGCGCTGCTCTCTCCCCGCACCCGTTTGGTGGTGCTCAATTCTCCCCACAATCCGTGCGGCTCGCTGCTGACGCGCGCCGACCTGGAGGCCGTGGCCGAGGCCGTTCTTCCGACGCGCGCCTTCGTACTGACCGACGAGATCTACGGCCGAATAGTGTACGAGGGGCAGCACGCGAGCATCGCGAGTCTTCCGGGCATGCAGGACCGGACGATAATCATGGACGGGCTCTCCAAGGCGTATGCCATGACCGGGTGGCGGATCGGCTACGGTGTAATGCGGGCAGACCTGATCGAGCGGATGGCGCAGTTGATGATCAACTCCAGCTCGTGCGCGGCCGCCTTTGCGCAGATGGCGACCATCGCCGCGCTGAGCGGCCCGCAGGACTCGGTGGAAAACATGGTTGCCGAGTTCCGCCGCCGCCGTGACATCATCGTAGGTGAATTGAACGGCATGGATGGCGTAGGGTGCCGGGTTCCCGGTGGCGCTTTCTATGCCTTTCCCAACGTGTCCGCGATTGACACCGACGTCAAGCGCCTGGCCACATTTCTGCTGGAGGAGGGCGGCGTCGCCTGCCTGGCAGGGACGTCGTTTGGCGGGTGGGGCAAGGGGTACCTGCGCTTCTCCTATGCCAACAGCCAGGAGAAGATCCGCGAGGGGATGCGGAGGATGCGCGAGGCGCTGCCGCGATACAGGCCTGCTGCGCAAGCCTGA
- a CDS encoding ABC transporter ATP-binding protein: protein MDAVLVSDLWKTFDGVVAARAVSFSIGPEEFFTLLGPSGCGKTTTLRCVAGLELPTRGRITIGGRVVNDLAAGQFVPPEGRRLGMVFQNYAVWPHMTVFDNVAYPLRVAGEGRQAIASRAAEVLDLVELRGLGGRYPHQLSGGQQQRVALGRALAGRPEILLLDEPLSNLDAKLREQMRFELKELQRRMRIPVLYVTHDQAEAMALSDRLAVMADGQIVQVGRPAEIYNHPATRFVADFIGQMNFLPAQVTAGGPGIANVKVDGYECRAENPSGISGSAAIAVRPEDLTLAADEGLPGRVEVRNFLGNLVEYKVRLDGGLTVRVQAPPGQYYEEGAEVVVGIRRAMLFER from the coding sequence ATGGACGCTGTGCTGGTTTCGGATCTCTGGAAGACGTTCGACGGCGTGGTGGCGGCACGGGCGGTCTCGTTCTCCATCGGGCCGGAGGAGTTCTTCACGCTGCTGGGCCCGAGCGGGTGCGGCAAGACCACGACGCTGCGCTGCGTGGCCGGCCTTGAACTCCCCACGCGCGGGCGGATCACGATAGGAGGACGCGTCGTCAACGACCTGGCCGCGGGCCAGTTCGTCCCACCGGAGGGCCGCCGCCTGGGCATGGTCTTCCAGAACTACGCGGTCTGGCCGCACATGACCGTGTTCGACAACGTGGCGTACCCGCTGCGCGTGGCGGGCGAGGGGCGGCAGGCGATCGCGTCGCGGGCGGCAGAGGTGCTCGACCTGGTGGAGCTGCGGGGTCTGGGCGGACGCTACCCCCACCAGCTCTCAGGAGGTCAGCAGCAGCGTGTAGCACTGGGACGCGCGCTGGCCGGGCGCCCGGAGATCCTGCTGCTCGATGAGCCGCTGTCGAACCTGGATGCCAAGTTGCGTGAGCAGATGCGCTTTGAACTCAAGGAGCTTCAGCGCCGGATGCGCATCCCAGTGCTCTACGTCACACACGACCAGGCCGAGGCCATGGCGCTGTCGGACCGCCTGGCGGTCATGGCGGACGGACAGATTGTCCAGGTCGGCCGGCCGGCCGAGATCTACAACCACCCGGCCACGCGGTTTGTCGCCGACTTCATAGGACAGATGAACTTCCTCCCGGCGCAGGTCACAGCCGGCGGGCCCGGCATCGCCAACGTAAAGGTGGACGGCTACGAGTGCCGCGCCGAGAACCCCTCCGGCATCTCGGGCTCGGCCGCAATAGCGGTGCGGCCGGAAGACCTGACCCTCGCCGCCGATGAGGGACTGCCCGGCCGCGTGGAGGTCCGGAACTTCCTAGGTAACCTGGTGGAGTACAAGGTCCGGCTGGATGGGGGTCTGACGGTCCGCGTGCAGGCCCCGCCCGGGCAGTACTACGAGGAAGGCGCGGAGGTTGTGGTCGGTATCCGCCGCGCGATGCTCTTCGAACGATGA
- a CDS encoding sugar phosphate isomerase/epimerase family protein: MRIAASTTTTRELPLLEVMDLVRDLGYAALEVWTEHLWDQGFAPLRLKSEAAARGLALTLHGPTRDLNVTSTNSGIRSESQRQYLAALEEAAEMGAEVVVLHPGALSSNGDDPDAFWPPMEAFLGRVAERAALLGLRVGIENMERKRLEIVTDLHLAAGLVRRVGAASLGLTLDVAHLLYNGDLVAFDGLEQYIYHVHISGSTHEKAHVPLAVGIFDARAALEALRRFYDGTVAIESFVRGRAREVLAENHRVMAAWLDRAPVS; the protein is encoded by the coding sequence ATGAGGATCGCGGCGTCCACGACGACCACGCGCGAGCTTCCCCTGCTTGAGGTCATGGACCTCGTGCGCGACTTGGGATACGCGGCGTTGGAGGTCTGGACCGAGCACCTCTGGGACCAAGGTTTCGCCCCGTTGCGTCTGAAGAGCGAGGCGGCCGCCCGAGGCCTTGCCCTGACGCTACACGGCCCCACACGCGACCTCAACGTGACCTCGACCAATTCCGGGATCCGCTCCGAGTCCCAGCGACAGTACCTGGCCGCCCTGGAGGAGGCCGCCGAGATGGGAGCCGAGGTGGTGGTCCTGCATCCAGGCGCGCTTTCCTCCAACGGCGATGACCCGGACGCGTTCTGGCCCCCAATGGAAGCATTCCTCGGTCGGGTGGCCGAGAGGGCCGCGCTGCTCGGGCTGCGGGTGGGGATTGAAAACATGGAGCGCAAACGCCTGGAGATCGTAACAGACCTCCATCTGGCCGCGGGGCTCGTGCGCCGAGTCGGCGCGGCTTCACTCGGGCTGACGCTGGACGTCGCACACCTTCTCTACAACGGTGACTTGGTCGCGTTCGACGGATTGGAGCAGTACATCTATCACGTCCACATCTCCGGATCCACGCACGAGAAGGCCCACGTTCCCCTGGCTGTGGGCATCTTCGATGCACGGGCGGCGCTGGAAGCCTTGCGGCGTTTCTACGACGGGACCGTCGCGATCGAGAGCTTCGTGCGCGGCAGGGCCCGGGAGGTACTGGCCGAGAACCACCGGGTCATGGCAGCGTGGCTGGACCGCGCGCCGGTCAGCTAA
- a CDS encoding ABC transporter substrate-binding protein, whose amino-acid sequence MRRFAVIAVALLVVCLGTTMVPPAGAQPASGTVVLYTSVPQEMATEFAGAFMRKHPQIKLEVLRSGSTEIEMRIFAEIETGGIRADLLWLADAPIFITLRDKGLLLAYRSPEARHVPAPFRDPGNHFIAGRLINMIIAVNTTLIPVRAAPKSWSDFPKFGKTAAMPNPLYSGSVFVTVATFVQKYGWAWFERARKENIQVLRGNTEVARALAAREFGVGMTLDFMVYGMIQDGAPLAIIWPEEGAVSVPSPVAIIKSSKNPEAARRFVDYAISVEGQKFLASKGVVPVREDVDPPKGQPRASEIKTLPIPFEWAAKNAADIRTRFEQIMMR is encoded by the coding sequence ATGCGCAGGTTTGCCGTGATAGCAGTAGCCCTGCTTGTCGTCTGCCTGGGCACGACGATGGTCCCGCCCGCCGGTGCTCAGCCGGCCTCGGGAACCGTCGTGCTCTACACATCGGTTCCGCAGGAGATGGCAACCGAGTTCGCCGGGGCGTTCATGCGGAAGCACCCGCAGATTAAGCTGGAGGTTCTACGGTCGGGCAGCACCGAGATCGAGATGCGGATCTTTGCCGAGATTGAGACCGGCGGCATCCGGGCCGACCTCCTGTGGCTCGCGGACGCGCCGATCTTCATCACCCTGCGCGACAAGGGGCTGCTGCTGGCCTACCGCTCCCCCGAGGCGCGGCATGTGCCCGCGCCGTTCCGCGATCCCGGCAATCACTTCATCGCCGGACGGCTGATAAACATGATAATCGCGGTGAACACCACTCTGATCCCGGTGCGCGCGGCGCCGAAATCCTGGAGCGACTTCCCCAAGTTCGGCAAGACTGCGGCCATGCCCAATCCCCTCTACTCCGGATCGGTCTTCGTGACCGTGGCGACCTTCGTGCAGAAGTACGGCTGGGCGTGGTTTGAGCGCGCGCGCAAAGAGAACATCCAGGTGCTGCGGGGGAACACCGAGGTGGCGCGCGCGCTGGCCGCGCGCGAGTTCGGCGTGGGCATGACGCTGGACTTCATGGTATACGGCATGATCCAGGACGGCGCGCCGCTGGCGATCATCTGGCCCGAGGAGGGCGCGGTCTCGGTTCCGAGCCCGGTTGCCATCATCAAGTCGAGCAAGAACCCCGAGGCCGCGAGGCGCTTCGTGGACTACGCGATCAGCGTGGAAGGCCAGAAGTTCCTGGCCTCCAAGGGAGTGGTGCCGGTGCGCGAGGACGTGGATCCCCCCAAGGGCCAACCCCGGGCCTCGGAGATCAAGACGCTGCCGATCCCGTTCGAGTGGGCGGCGAAGAACGCGGCCGACATCCGGACGCGGTTCGAACAGATCATGATGCGCTAA
- a CDS encoding dihydrodipicolinate reductase, whose translation MTPTAATQATVVSYGLGPIGAGIAGLALDRGYRMVSACDISPDKAGSDLGTLLGRAELGVTVTADITAALERRPQVVLHSTQSHMPQVMPQLLACIEAGACVVSTCEELAFPWYRYPAEAKKLDEAAKAHGATLVGVGVNPGFVMDLLPIVLTAPCRTVRAIRITRVVDAGLRRKPLQRKVGDGLDRATFEQGVAEGRIGHVGLAESVAMIAEALAWPLDSITETIEPVMEGTTVRGLHQVANGQRGQETVISLDLTMAVGAQNPRDAVTIEGEPPIAMTVAGGIHGDIATCAVAVNAIPIVLAAPPGLTAVHRLPALHR comes from the coding sequence GTGACACCCACAGCAGCGACGCAAGCCACGGTTGTCTCGTACGGGCTCGGACCCATAGGAGCCGGCATCGCGGGCCTGGCGTTGGACCGCGGGTATCGGATGGTATCGGCGTGTGACATCTCCCCGGACAAGGCAGGAAGCGACCTGGGCACCCTGCTGGGTCGAGCGGAACTTGGAGTTACGGTCACGGCGGACATCACCGCGGCCCTTGAGCGCAGGCCCCAGGTGGTCCTGCACTCAACCCAGTCGCACATGCCCCAGGTCATGCCCCAATTGCTGGCGTGCATCGAGGCAGGCGCCTGCGTGGTTTCCACCTGTGAGGAGCTGGCGTTTCCCTGGTATCGGTATCCCGCCGAAGCCAAGAAGCTCGACGAGGCTGCTAAGGCCCACGGCGCCACCTTGGTGGGCGTAGGCGTCAACCCTGGATTCGTAATGGACCTGCTGCCCATCGTGCTGACCGCACCCTGCCGGACTGTTCGCGCCATCCGCATTACTCGGGTGGTGGATGCCGGGCTCCGCCGCAAGCCCTTACAGCGCAAGGTGGGTGACGGCCTCGACCGTGCCACCTTCGAGCAGGGCGTCGCAGAAGGTCGGATCGGGCACGTGGGCCTGGCCGAGTCCGTGGCCATGATCGCCGAGGCCCTGGCATGGCCGCTCGACTCAATCACCGAGACGATAGAGCCGGTCATGGAGGGGACCACGGTGCGCGGCCTGCACCAGGTGGCGAACGGGCAGCGCGGCCAGGAGACGGTCATATCGCTCGACCTGACGATGGCCGTGGGCGCCCAGAACCCGCGGGATGCCGTGACGATCGAGGGTGAGCCCCCAATTGCCATGACGGTGGCAGGCGGCATCCACGGCGACATCGCAACATGCGCGGTGGCGGTGAACGCGATCCCAATCGTGCTGGCGGCGCCCCCAGGCCTGACCGCGGTCCACCGGCTACCGGCGCTGCACCGCTGA
- a CDS encoding ABC transporter permease — translation MVTGLWRLTLMEARLFWRTPQAVFWTFFFPAFLLVLLGSVFARQPGQMAFLIPGILGMVLASTAYYSIGVVVTYYRSTGFLKRLALIPVPVWQFVLAQMVVRGAVVIVVGAELLVIGAVLFHLRPSAQPLTLAVVMGVGTAAFLATGFAVGVLARSVESANSIAAFLFFPMTFLSGAYFPVEMLPDALQPISGALPLTYFLRGLRTAAGGGGPASVATELVVLALWGAVGAVVSVRRFRWTI, via the coding sequence GTGGTGACGGGCCTGTGGCGCCTCACCTTGATGGAAGCCAGACTGTTCTGGCGTACGCCGCAGGCGGTGTTCTGGACGTTCTTCTTCCCAGCCTTCCTGCTGGTGCTGCTGGGCAGCGTGTTCGCGCGGCAACCCGGTCAGATGGCCTTTCTCATCCCCGGAATCCTCGGAATGGTGCTGGCCTCCACCGCATACTACAGCATCGGTGTGGTTGTGACCTACTACCGCAGCACCGGTTTCCTGAAGCGGCTGGCCTTGATTCCCGTCCCAGTGTGGCAGTTCGTCCTGGCACAGATGGTCGTGCGCGGCGCGGTCGTGATCGTGGTGGGCGCCGAACTGCTGGTGATTGGTGCCGTGCTCTTTCACCTCCGCCCGTCCGCGCAGCCGCTCACACTTGCGGTGGTCATGGGGGTGGGTACGGCCGCCTTCCTGGCCACCGGATTCGCGGTAGGAGTGCTGGCCCGCTCCGTCGAGAGCGCCAACTCCATCGCCGCCTTCCTGTTCTTCCCCATGACGTTCCTGAGCGGGGCCTATTTCCCGGTGGAGATGCTGCCGGACGCGCTGCAACCCATCTCCGGCGCGCTTCCACTGACGTACTTCCTGCGTGGACTCAGAACGGCCGCTGGGGGAGGGGGTCCCGCGTCGGTGGCCACGGAGCTGGTCGTGCTCGCACTCTGGGGAGCGGTTGGGGCGGTTGTGTCCGTGCGGCGGTTCAGGTGGACGATCTGA
- a CDS encoding carbohydrate kinase family protein: MRPSIKAVPPEVLAAGGIYCDLIFSGLDAAPSLGEEVRTQQFTMTAGGGAFITAAGLARLRVRTGLVAYVGADPLGRFQLQHLRRSGVDTSRVKRHPELGAGLSVAFSTTADRGFLTYPGCAARTGELLDAWPWDCSARIRHVHFAGMPEPFAARLPLLERLRSEGITTSLDIGWNPAQYDSVEFREVVRRVTIFMPSWRDARWFTGREEPEIALEVLAGFVDVPVIKLGPEGAIGMHEGRLLRVSPPAVAAVETTGAGDAFDAGFLWAYLRGEAVDRCLLAGNTCGALSTRAPGGTAAFPTLRELRAAMATRC, from the coding sequence ATGAGACCATCAATCAAGGCCGTGCCGCCCGAGGTCCTCGCCGCGGGCGGCATCTACTGCGACCTCATCTTCTCGGGGCTGGACGCGGCGCCGAGTCTGGGTGAGGAGGTGCGCACGCAGCAGTTCACCATGACCGCCGGCGGCGGCGCCTTCATCACTGCGGCAGGACTGGCGCGCCTGCGCGTGCGTACGGGCCTGGTCGCCTACGTCGGGGCAGATCCGCTGGGCCGCTTTCAGTTGCAGCACCTACGCCGCTCCGGCGTGGACACCTCGCGGGTCAAGCGGCATCCGGAGTTGGGTGCCGGCCTGTCCGTGGCCTTCTCCACCACGGCCGACCGCGGGTTCCTGACATACCCCGGATGCGCGGCCAGAACCGGAGAGTTGCTGGACGCCTGGCCGTGGGACTGCAGTGCGCGGATCAGGCACGTGCACTTCGCCGGCATGCCAGAGCCGTTCGCGGCCCGGCTGCCGTTGCTCGAACGGCTGCGATCCGAGGGGATCACCACATCGCTGGACATCGGCTGGAACCCGGCGCAGTACGACTCGGTGGAGTTCCGTGAGGTAGTGCGGCGCGTGACGATCTTCATGCCCTCCTGGCGCGATGCCCGGTGGTTTACAGGGCGCGAGGAACCGGAGATCGCGCTGGAGGTGCTGGCCGGCTTCGTGGACGTACCCGTGATCAAGCTGGGACCCGAAGGCGCCATCGGGATGCACGAGGGGCGCCTACTGCGGGTCAGCCCGCCCGCCGTCGCCGCAGTGGAAACCACCGGGGCGGGCGATGCCTTCGATGCCGGCTTCCTCTGGGCGTACCTGCGCGGCGAGGCAGTGGATCGCTGCCTGCTGGCCGGGAACACCTGCGGCGCGCTCTCGACCCGGGCGCCGGGTGGAACCGCGGCCTTTCCGACCCTCCGGGAACTGCGCGCCGCGATGGCGACGCGATGCTAG
- a CDS encoding 6-phospho-beta-glucosidase: MTLTVIGGGGMRTPLLIGGLIARRPRLPVERVVLHDLDPEALELVAAVSGAMLSTAGHPFEVRTTTSLEEALEAPSWVITSIRVGGLAGRVVDEQVPLAWGVVGQETTGPGGWAMALRTIPVLADLAGRIRSRRPSAWIINFTNPAGLITQALAAEGHRVIGICDGPPALGDRIAAALGAQEADLRLDYLGLNHLGWVRGVQIGGAERLPEILASDEMIRAIYGRPLFEPDEIRRLGLLPNEYLHYYYHHDALVGRLRASPQTRGEAIGRVAAELRRSLAVAVETGQDPLPHYQAAIMARRSSYMAAETGVHRDLAMMGGHVEGGYARAALGVIAAMLDPEAREVIVNTTNRGAIEDLGPEDVVEVPCRIGASGPTPRPMGPLPAAVRELVLRVKAYERATVEAAAQRSWCAAVEALAMHPLVPSSEVASGIAEEYRRRHSPCLDYLT, encoded by the coding sequence ATGACCCTCACCGTGATCGGCGGCGGGGGCATGCGCACACCGCTCCTGATCGGCGGGCTGATCGCCCGCCGCCCGCGGCTCCCGGTTGAGCGTGTGGTTCTCCACGACTTGGATCCTGAGGCCCTGGAGCTCGTGGCGGCCGTCTCAGGCGCGATGCTGAGCACGGCCGGGCACCCATTCGAGGTCCGAACAACCACGTCATTGGAGGAGGCGCTGGAAGCACCCTCATGGGTCATCACCAGCATTCGGGTGGGCGGCCTGGCTGGCCGCGTGGTTGATGAGCAGGTGCCGCTGGCGTGGGGCGTCGTGGGCCAGGAGACAACAGGCCCAGGCGGATGGGCGATGGCGCTGCGCACGATCCCTGTGCTGGCGGACCTGGCCGGGCGAATCAGGAGCCGCCGGCCGTCCGCGTGGATCATCAACTTCACTAACCCGGCAGGTCTGATCACGCAGGCCCTGGCCGCCGAAGGACACCGCGTCATCGGCATCTGCGACGGCCCGCCTGCCCTGGGAGACCGGATAGCCGCTGCGCTGGGCGCGCAGGAGGCCGACCTGCGGCTGGACTACCTGGGCCTCAACCACCTGGGATGGGTGCGTGGCGTCCAGATCGGCGGCGCCGAGCGCCTGCCCGAGATACTTGCCAGCGACGAGATGATCCGGGCGATCTATGGGAGGCCCTTGTTCGAGCCCGATGAGATCAGACGCCTGGGGCTGCTGCCAAACGAGTACCTACACTACTACTACCACCACGATGCGCTGGTCGGACGCCTGCGCGCCTCTCCGCAGACGCGCGGAGAGGCGATCGGGAGAGTTGCGGCGGAACTGCGCAGGTCGCTTGCGGTAGCCGTCGAGACCGGGCAGGACCCCCTCCCTCACTACCAAGCCGCCATCATGGCGCGACGCTCATCGTACATGGCCGCCGAGACTGGAGTGCACCGCGATCTGGCCATGATGGGAGGGCACGTGGAGGGCGGCTATGCCCGTGCTGCGCTGGGCGTCATCGCGGCGATGCTCGATCCAGAGGCCCGCGAGGTGATCGTCAACACAACGAACCGGGGAGCCATCGAGGACCTGGGGCCGGAGGACGTGGTCGAGGTTCCCTGCCGCATCGGCGCCTCCGGTCCCACGCCCCGGCCGATGGGCCCGCTGCCGGCAGCCGTGCGCGAACTCGTCCTCCGCGTCAAGGCCTACGAGCGTGCCACGGTGGAAGCAGCGGCGCAGCGGTCGTGGTGCGCCGCGGTTGAGGCCCTTGCCATGCACCCGCTGGTCCCATCGTCAGAGGTGGCCTCTGGGATCGCCGAGGAGTACCGGCGGCGGCATTCCCCGTGTTTGGACTACCTCACTTGA